The Apium graveolens cultivar Ventura chromosome 6, ASM990537v1, whole genome shotgun sequence genome contains a region encoding:
- the LOC141663992 gene encoding high affinity nitrate transporter 2.5-like — protein sequence MDISQPENNNKTNGGFSIPVDSENKATKLRIHSIAAPHMRAFHLSWISFFACFVSTFAAPPLIPLIRDNLNLTSTDIGNAGIAAVSGAVFARIVMGTLCDLFGPRVASAALMLLTAPAVYCSAIATSPASFLLVRFFTGFSLSTFVSTQYWMSSMFSAPVVGTANGVAAGWGNLGGGATQLIMPYVYTLIHSIGSNKFTAWRIAFFVPAVFQTLSAYSVFFLGQDLPDGNFSKLQKSGDKHKDKFSQVLYQAMTNYRGWILALTYGYCFGVELTVDNIIAQYFYDRFHVNLHTAGIIAASFGLANLFSRPFGGYLSDVMATRYGMRGRLWTLFLVQVFGGLLCVLLGRLGSLSASVTVMLVFSVFVQAACGLTYGVVPFVSRRSLGVISGLIGGGGNVGAVLTQVIFFRGSTFKTETGITLMGVMIICCTLPMMFIYFPQWGGLFWGASSKGITEENYYMSEWTQEEQDKGFHKASLKFANNSKGERGKKVGPASTPSEGTPESYGHA from the exons ATGGACATTTCTCAACCAGAAAACAATAACAAAACCAATGGAGGGTTTTCTATTCCGGTGGATTCAGAGAACAAGGCGACTAAACTGCGAATTCACTCAATCGCAGCACCTCACATGAGAGCATTTCATCTATCGTGGATATCTTTTTTCGCTTGTTTTGTATCCACCTTTGCTGCTCCACCCCTTATACCTCTGATTCGCGACAACCTCAACTTGACCTCAACAGACATAGGAAATGCTGGGATTGCAGCAGTTTCTGGAGCTGTGTTTGCGAGGATCGTGATGGGGACTTTATGCGACCTGTTTGGACCTCGTGTCGCCTCTGCAGCACTCATGCTCCTTACAGCACCTGCAGTCTACTGCAGTGCAATAGCCACCTCTCCGGCTTCATTTCTCCTTGTACGCTTTTTCACTGGCTTTTCACTTTCCACTTTTGTGTCAACTCAATACTGGATGAGCTCAATGTTCTCCGCTCCTGTTGTTGGCACTGCTAATGGCGTAGCTGCTGGATGGGGAAACCTTGGCGGGGGTGCAACTCAGCTCATCATGCCGTATGTGTATACCCTTATTCATAGTATTGGTTCAAATAAATTCACAGCATGGAGAATTGCTTTTTTCGTTCCAGCTGTGTTCCAGACCTTGTCGGCATATTCAGTGTTTTTCTTAGGCCAAGACTTGCCTGATGGCAACTTCTCAAAACTCCAAAAATCTGGAGATAAGCACAAAGATAAATTCTCACAGGTGTTGTACCAGGCAATGACAAATTACAGAGGGTGGATTTTAGCACTAACTTATGGTTACTGTTTCGGGGTGGAGCTGACCGTGGACAACATCATCGCGCAGTATTTTTATGATAGGTTCCATGTGAATCTTCACACCGCGGGAATTATTGCAGCAAGTTTTGGGTTAGCAAACTTATTTTCAAGACCGTTTGGAGGCTATCTTTCAGATGTTATGGCAACAAGGTACGGCATGAGAGGTAGGCTCTGGACCCTGTTTCTAGTACAAGTATTTGGGGGCCTCTTATGCGTTCTCTTGGGAAGATTGGGATCTTTAAGTGCATCTGTTACTGTGATGCTTGTGTTCTCTGTATTTGTTCAAGCTGCATGTGGTCTTACATACGGAGTGGTTCCTTTTGTTTCGAGAAG GTCACTTGGAGTAATATCAGGGTTGATCGGAGGCGGTGGAAACGTAGGCGCAGTTTTGACACAAGTAATCTTCTTTAGAGGATCAACATTCAAAACAGAGACAGGCATAACTCTCATGGGAGTCATGATAATATGTTGCACTCTTCCGATGATGTTTATATACTTTCCACAATGGGGAGGTCTATTTTGGGGTGCATCATCTAAAGGCATTACAGAAGAAAATTATTACATGTCTGAATGGACCCAAGAAGAACAAGATAAAGGTTTTCACAAAGCAAGCCTAAAATTTGCAAATAATAGCAAAGGTGAAAGAGGTAAAAAAGTGGGTCCAGCTTCCACACCTTCCGAAGGAACTCCGGAATCATATGGGCATGCGTAA
- the LOC141664178 gene encoding high affinity nitrate transporter 2.5-like, with protein sequence MDISQPENNNKNNGGFSIPVDSENKATKLRIHSIAAPHMRAFHLSWISFFACFVSTFAAPPLIPLIRDNLNLTSTDIGNAGIAAVSGAVFARIVMGTLCDLFGPRVASAALMLLTAPAVYCSAIATSPASFLLVRFFTGFSLSTFVSTQYWMSSMFSAPVVGTANGVAAGWGNLGGGATQLIMPYVYTLIHSIGSNKFTAWRIAFFVPAVFQTLSAYSVFFLGQDLPDGNFSKLQKSGDKHKDKFSQVLYQAMTNYRGWILALTYGYCFGVELTVDNIIAQYFYDRFHVNLHTAGIIAASFGLANLFSRPFGGYLSDVMATRYGMRGRLWTLFLVQVFGGLLCVLLGRLGSLGASITVMLVFSVFVQAACGLTYGVVPFVSRRSLGVISGLIGGGGNVGAVLTQVIFFRGSTFKTETGITLMGVMIICCTLPMMFIYFPQWGGLFWGALSKGITEENYYMSEWTQEEQDKGFHKASLKFANNSKGERGKKVGPTSTPSEGTPESYGHA encoded by the exons ATGGACATTTCTCAACCAGAAAACAATAACAAAAACAATGGAGGGTTTTCTATTCCGGTGGATTCAGAGAACAAGGCGACTAAACTGCGAATTCACTCAATCGCAGCACCTCACATGAGAGCATTTCATCTATCATGGATATCTTTTTTCGCTTGTTTTGTATCCACCTTTGCTGCTCCACCCCTTATACCTCTGATTCGCGACAACCTCAACTTGACCTCAACAGACATAGGAAATGCTGGGATTGCAGCAGTTTCTGGAGCTGTGTTTGCGAGGATCGTGATGGGGACTTTATGCGACCTGTTTGGACCTCGTGTCGCCTCTGCAGCACTCATGCTCCTTACAGCACCTGCAGTCTACTGCAGTGCAATAGCCACCTCTCCGGCTTCATTTCTCCTTGTACGCTTTTTCACTGGCTTTTCACTTTCCACTTTTGTGTCAACTCAATACTGGATGAGCTCAATGTTCTCCGCTCCTGTTGTTGGCACTGCTAATGGCGTAGCTGCTGGATGGGGAAACCTTGGCGGGGGTGCAACTCAGCTCATCATGCCGTATGTGTATACCCTTATTCATAGTATTGGTTCAAATAAATTCACAGCATGGAGAATTGCTTTTTTCGTTCCAGCTGTGTTCCAGACCTTGTCGGCATATTCAGTGTTTTTCTTAGGCCAAGACTTGCCTGATGGCAACTTCTCAAAACTCCAAAAATCTGGAGATAAGCACAAAGATAAATTCTCACAGGTGTTGTACCAGGCAATGACAAATTACAGAGGGTGGATTTTAGCACTAACTTATGGTTACTGTTTCGGGGTGGAGCTGACCGTGGACAACATCATCGCGCAGTATTTTTATGATAGGTTCCATGTGAATCTTCACACCGCGGGAATTATTGCAGCAAGTTTTGGGTTAGCAAACTTATTTTCAAGACCGTTTGGAGGCTATCTTTCAGATGTTATGGCAACAAGGTACGGAATGAGAGGTAGGCTCTGGACCCTATTTCTAGTACAAGTATTTGGAGGCCTCTTATGCGTTCTCTTGGGAAGATTGGGATCTTTAGGTGCATCTATTACTGTGATGCTTGTGTTCTCTGTTTTTGTTCAAGCTGCATGTGGTCTTACATACGGAGTGGTGCCTTTTGTTTCGAGAAG GTCACTTGGAGTAATATCAGGGTTGATCGGAGGTGGTGGAAATGTAGGCGCAGTTTTGACACAAGTAATCTTCTTTAGAGGATCAACATTCAAAACTGAGACAGGCATAACTCTCATGGGAGTCATGATAATATGTTGCACTCTTCCGATGATGTTTATTTACTTTCCACAATGGGGAGGTTTATTTTGGGGTGCATTATCTAAAGGCATCACAGAAGAGAATTATTACATGTCCGAATGGACCCAAGAGGAACAAGATAAAGGTTTTCACAAAGCAAGCCTAAAATTTGCAAATAATAGCAAAGGTGAAAGAGGTAAAAAAGTGGGTCCAACTTCCACACCATCGGAAGGAACTCCAGAATCATACGGGCATGCATAA